A portion of the Streptomyces coeruleoprunus genome contains these proteins:
- a CDS encoding rhomboid family intramembrane serine protease, whose translation MVIPVHDVNPTRRTPWVTYALIVANIVVFLRTPGMAGSVTGESGLAQLCRLEAFLDQWAAVPRELIHDRLPGLVPTGRVAVGPSGPGCVVAPPGYDKSPPLSVLTSAFLHGSWLHLLGNMLFLWIFGDNIEDRLGRVRYVLFYGVCGYVAAYGFALANADSTAPLIGASGAVAGVLGAYLVLFPTARVWVLVPFLVFLPLRLPAWSVLGLWFGLQAVFSYGAAVSQAGTVAYLAHVLGFAAGMLLAWPLRRGTAPPPEPPGLLWGRQARPGEPWQGRPRRGW comes from the coding sequence GTGGTCATTCCCGTTCATGACGTGAATCCGACGCGCCGGACCCCCTGGGTGACGTACGCGCTGATCGTCGCCAACATCGTGGTGTTCCTGCGCACCCCCGGCATGGCCGGTTCGGTGACCGGCGAAAGCGGCCTGGCGCAGTTGTGCCGCCTGGAGGCGTTCCTGGACCAGTGGGCCGCCGTGCCGCGGGAGCTGATCCACGACCGCCTGCCGGGGCTCGTCCCGACGGGCCGGGTGGCCGTGGGTCCGTCCGGGCCCGGATGCGTGGTGGCGCCGCCCGGCTACGACAAGTCGCCGCCCCTGTCCGTGCTGACGTCGGCGTTCCTGCACGGCAGCTGGCTGCACCTGCTCGGCAACATGCTGTTCCTGTGGATCTTCGGCGACAACATCGAGGACCGCCTCGGCCGCGTGCGCTACGTGCTCTTCTACGGCGTGTGCGGCTACGTCGCCGCGTACGGCTTCGCCCTGGCCAACGCCGACTCGACCGCCCCGCTCATCGGCGCCTCGGGCGCCGTCGCCGGAGTCCTGGGCGCGTACCTGGTCCTCTTCCCCACGGCCAGGGTCTGGGTCCTGGTGCCGTTCCTGGTCTTCCTGCCGCTGCGCCTGCCGGCCTGGAGCGTGCTCGGCCTCTGGTTCGGCCTGCAGGCGGTGTTCTCCTACGGCGCCGCCGTGTCCCAGGCCGGCACGGTGGCCTACCTGGCCCACGTGCTGGGCTTCGCCGCCGGAATGCTGCTCGCCTGGCCGCTGCGCCGGGGCACCGCGCCACCGCCGGAGCCCCCGGGCCTGCTGTGGGGCCGCCAGGCACGGCCGGGCGAGCCGTGGCAGGGACGGCCACGCCGTGGCTGGTGA
- a CDS encoding mucoidy inhibitor MuiA family protein, whose product MSTAPSTDPSTAPKPIALPVTAVTCLEDRAHIERTVMLDLEAGVQRLRLGPVGALAVDRTLHAELTADHPATVLDARIVRGWTPRGPRASADDDSALRRRVHALEEERLALGRRRDRLNARLDLLGRLAADLLREIGEGAGSGETEGPRWARELDRVDTERDTYGEELRTVEARLTALAVELGEARRAMDLAEEEPPELVGHVELTVEAAVAGPVGLRLTHLTPCALWRPAYRAVLDGDSLTLETDAVVWQRTGEDWSDVRLTLSTARSALATDPPRLDEDRLTLKDRSAAERRTVDVELREEEIAELGPAPVLGLPGVDDGGEARVLNCPAPVSVPADGRAHRVPLSAFTTAASSEYACSPELSPLVTRMVRFDNLSGHALLAGPVDLVRGSGFSGRGTLDFTAPGAPVELAFGSCDDHRVVRYAEESRDTSGIMQRTVVTRTVRLHLSRFSAPGEDGDRVVVLRERIPVSEVSAVEVRLRKDACSPPPDGLDADGIARWDVTLPPGGRRTVTLVYELSASAKVTGL is encoded by the coding sequence ATGTCCACGGCCCCTTCCACGGACCCGTCCACGGCCCCGAAGCCGATCGCCCTCCCCGTCACCGCCGTCACCTGCCTGGAGGACCGCGCCCACATCGAGCGCACCGTCATGCTCGACCTGGAGGCCGGCGTCCAGCGGCTGCGTCTCGGGCCGGTCGGCGCGCTGGCCGTCGACCGTACCCTCCATGCCGAGCTGACCGCCGATCACCCGGCGACCGTGCTCGACGCGCGGATCGTGCGCGGCTGGACGCCCCGAGGGCCGCGGGCCTCCGCCGACGACGATTCCGCCCTGCGCCGCCGCGTGCACGCCCTCGAAGAGGAGCGGCTCGCCCTGGGGCGGCGCCGCGACCGGCTGAACGCCCGCCTCGACCTGCTCGGCCGTCTCGCCGCCGACCTGCTGCGGGAGATCGGCGAAGGCGCCGGCTCCGGGGAGACCGAAGGGCCCCGCTGGGCCCGCGAACTGGACCGGGTGGACACCGAGCGCGACACGTACGGCGAGGAACTCCGCACCGTGGAAGCCCGGCTGACCGCGCTCGCCGTCGAGCTCGGGGAGGCGCGGCGGGCCATGGACCTCGCCGAGGAGGAGCCCCCCGAGCTGGTCGGCCATGTCGAGCTGACCGTGGAGGCCGCGGTCGCCGGGCCGGTCGGGCTCCGGCTGACGCACCTCACCCCGTGTGCGCTGTGGCGGCCGGCCTACCGGGCCGTACTCGACGGGGACTCCCTGACGCTGGAGACCGACGCGGTGGTCTGGCAGCGCACCGGAGAGGACTGGTCGGACGTACGGCTGACGTTGTCGACGGCACGGTCGGCGCTCGCCACGGATCCACCGCGGCTGGACGAGGACCGGCTGACGCTCAAGGACCGCTCCGCCGCGGAGCGGCGCACGGTGGACGTCGAGCTGCGCGAGGAGGAGATCGCGGAGCTCGGCCCCGCCCCGGTGCTCGGCCTTCCCGGGGTGGACGACGGCGGCGAGGCACGGGTGCTGAACTGCCCCGCGCCGGTCTCCGTTCCCGCGGACGGGCGCGCGCACCGCGTGCCGCTCTCCGCCTTCACCACGGCCGCGAGCAGCGAGTACGCCTGCTCACCCGAGCTGTCCCCGCTGGTCACCCGGATGGTGCGGTTCGACAACCTGTCCGGCCACGCCCTGCTCGCCGGGCCCGTGGACCTGGTCCGCGGCAGCGGATTCAGCGGCCGCGGCACGCTGGACTTCACCGCCCCCGGCGCCCCCGTCGAACTCGCCTTCGGCAGCTGCGACGACCATCGGGTGGTCCGGTACGCCGAGGAGTCCCGCGACACCTCCGGAATCATGCAGCGGACCGTGGTCACGCGCACGGTCCGGCTGCACCTGTCCCGGTTCTCCGCCCCGGGGGAGGACGGCGACCGGGTCGTCGTCCTCCGGGAGCGGATCCCGGTCTCCGAGGTCTCGGCGGTGGAGGTACGCCTCCGCAAGGACGCCTGCTCCCCGCCGCCCGACGGGCTCGACGCCGACGGCATCGCCCGCTGGGACGTCACCCTCCCGCCGGGCGGCCGCCGCACGGTCACCCTCGTCTACGAACTGTCCGCGAGCGCCAAGGTCACCGGGCTCTGA
- a CDS encoding MMPL family transporter, producing MPLAPLVRRLVPAHRAVLAVTALVAIAAGLLGSGLEKHLSYGGYTSDSFASVRAERLLAERFGAGSPNLILVVRADTDLAGPAAATAGRTLVARVTRTPGVVSVQSPWTTGDPALRADDSRTGLVLVRLGGDEDTVHHTAQHLVPRLTGRQGPLHVEATGAARVNQEVERRSAEDLTRAELLAAPLTLLILLIAFGSLTTAALPVLVGVVSVTGTLAVLRLLTGFTPVSVFAMNLTTALGFGLAVDYSLFVVTRYREELARGRDITEAIVVSLRTAGRTVAFSALTVMLSLAALLVFPLYFLRSLAYAGIAVVALSAVATVLVMPPLLALAGRRIDRFDPFARLRRRTGGGLWRRLALGVMRRPVAVGAAASVVLIALAIPFTQAKFGLMDDRVLPRDSPAQLAADTVRREFADAGTSPVVITVSGLAPSREAADLTDYARRLSRLAHTERVDTAVGSFAAGRRVGPPREGFRTGADAWLSLRSTAAPDSPAAERQVRAVRALAAPGTVLVGGDAATLADTKDVLADRLPWAVLIIASSMLVLLFLFSGSVVIPVKQLVLNLLSLTASFGAMVFVFQEGRLKWLVGDFVHTGRLELTVPLLMFCVAFGLAMDYSVFLLARIREEYAATADNTRAVAFGMERSGRLITAAALIVATVLGAMATSELAVLKLLGVGLALAVLVDATIVRGLLVPAAMRLLGHRNWWAPRPLRALHARLGLKDE from the coding sequence ATGCCGCTCGCCCCCCTCGTACGCCGACTGGTTCCCGCGCACCGCGCCGTCCTGGCCGTGACCGCGCTGGTCGCGATCGCCGCCGGCCTGCTCGGCTCGGGGCTGGAGAAGCACCTGTCGTACGGCGGCTACACCAGCGACTCCTTCGCGTCGGTCCGCGCCGAACGGCTGCTGGCCGAACGATTCGGCGCCGGCTCCCCCAATCTGATCCTGGTGGTCCGGGCCGACACCGACCTCGCGGGCCCGGCGGCGGCCACGGCGGGGAGGACCCTCGTCGCGCGCGTCACACGCACTCCCGGCGTGGTCTCCGTCCAGTCGCCGTGGACCACCGGCGATCCGGCGCTGCGCGCCGATGACAGCCGTACGGGACTCGTGCTGGTCCGGCTCGGGGGCGACGAGGACACCGTCCACCACACCGCGCAGCACCTCGTCCCCCGGCTGACGGGACGACAGGGGCCACTCCACGTCGAGGCGACCGGCGCCGCCAGGGTCAACCAGGAGGTCGAGCGGCGGAGCGCCGAGGACCTGACCCGGGCCGAACTGCTCGCCGCCCCGCTCACCCTGCTGATCCTGCTGATCGCGTTCGGATCGCTGACCACCGCCGCACTGCCGGTGCTCGTCGGCGTGGTGTCCGTGACCGGCACCCTGGCCGTCCTGCGACTGCTCACCGGGTTCACCCCGGTGTCGGTCTTCGCGATGAACCTCACCACCGCCCTCGGGTTCGGCCTGGCGGTCGACTACAGCCTCTTCGTCGTCACCCGCTACCGCGAGGAACTCGCCCGCGGACGCGACATCACCGAGGCGATCGTGGTGAGCCTGCGCACCGCGGGCCGTACGGTCGCGTTCTCGGCGCTGACCGTCATGCTCTCGCTCGCCGCGCTGCTCGTGTTCCCCCTGTACTTCCTCCGGTCGCTCGCGTACGCCGGCATCGCCGTCGTCGCCCTCTCGGCGGTCGCCACCGTGCTGGTCATGCCGCCGCTGCTCGCCCTCGCCGGCCGGCGGATCGACCGGTTCGACCCCTTCGCCCGGCTGCGCCGCCGGACGGGCGGCGGCCTGTGGCGCCGGCTGGCGCTCGGGGTGATGCGCCGCCCCGTCGCGGTGGGAGCCGCCGCCTCGGTCGTGCTGATCGCCCTGGCGATCCCCTTCACCCAGGCGAAGTTCGGGCTCATGGACGACCGGGTCCTCCCCCGCGACAGTCCCGCGCAGCTCGCCGCCGACACGGTACGACGTGAGTTCGCCGACGCGGGCACCTCCCCGGTGGTGATCACCGTCTCGGGACTGGCCCCCTCACGGGAGGCCGCCGACCTGACCGACTACGCGCGGCGGCTCTCCCGCCTCGCGCACACGGAACGGGTCGACACCGCCGTCGGTTCCTTCGCCGCCGGCCGGCGGGTCGGACCGCCACGGGAGGGCTTCCGGACCGGGGCCGACGCCTGGCTCTCCCTGCGCTCCACGGCCGCCCCCGACTCGCCCGCCGCCGAGCGTCAGGTCCGCGCCGTCCGCGCCCTCGCGGCGCCGGGCACCGTGCTCGTGGGCGGCGACGCGGCGACCCTGGCGGACACCAAGGACGTCCTGGCCGACCGGCTCCCCTGGGCCGTTCTGATCATCGCGTCCAGCATGCTGGTCCTGCTGTTCCTGTTCTCCGGCAGCGTGGTGATCCCGGTCAAACAGCTCGTCCTCAACCTGCTGAGCCTGACGGCCTCGTTCGGGGCCATGGTCTTCGTCTTCCAGGAAGGCCGGCTGAAGTGGCTCGTCGGCGACTTCGTCCACACCGGACGGCTGGAGCTGACCGTCCCGCTCCTGATGTTCTGCGTGGCCTTCGGGCTGGCCATGGACTACAGCGTCTTCCTGCTCGCCCGGATCAGGGAGGAGTACGCGGCGACCGCCGACAACACCCGCGCGGTGGCGTTCGGCATGGAGCGCAGCGGCCGGCTCATCACCGCCGCGGCGCTGATCGTGGCGACCGTGCTGGGGGCCATGGCGACGTCGGAACTGGCCGTCCTCAAACTCCTCGGCGTCGGCCTCGCCCTCGCCGTCCTCGTCGACGCGACGATCGTCCGCGGCCTGCTGGTCCCCGCCGCCATGCGGCTGCTCGGCCACCGCAACTGGTGGGCTCCCCGGCCGCTGCGCGCGCTCCACGCCCGACTCGGCCTGAAGGACGAGTGA
- a CDS encoding SgcJ/EcaC family oxidoreductase: protein MKVLLIGADGYIGSAVADHLERAGHQVVALVRAARSREGRKREQRTGDLSRPSSLAGAVTPDIDAVIHLATPTGDAAVDAAAVDALTSPLRGTGRAFVYTSGVWVLGATGPVPVTEDASTDPLPVVAYRPRIERQVLECAGDGVRAVVIRPGIVHGRGGGIPALLVDLARKHQGPRYVGDDGVRWPMVHVDDLADLFVLAVERADGGTVWHGVAEPAVPVRDMAAAAGRAAGTDAPARPWAADEAAAALGDDFAGALALDQSVSGDAARKALDWDPRRIGAVADLRHGSYRSFEVFGGVDDVRGEIDAITRLVAEVERTQQSELPEEFMSLFRTEDPVWTTAHGRRLSGWDEISAFTHRVLPGATALSTATYDIERVLFLRPDVAAVNVRQRPVGRDGRPLGDRPEGRPFYILAKEDGVWRIAAAQNTQVIEG from the coding sequence ATGAAGGTTCTGCTCATAGGCGCCGACGGTTACATCGGCTCCGCCGTGGCCGATCACCTGGAGCGGGCGGGGCACCAGGTCGTCGCGCTCGTCCGTGCCGCCAGAAGCCGTGAGGGCCGGAAGCGGGAGCAGCGTACGGGCGACCTGTCCCGGCCCTCCTCGCTGGCCGGGGCCGTGACCCCGGACATCGACGCGGTGATCCACCTGGCGACGCCGACCGGAGACGCCGCCGTGGACGCCGCGGCGGTGGACGCGCTGACGTCCCCGCTGCGCGGGACCGGGCGCGCCTTCGTCTACACCAGCGGTGTCTGGGTCCTCGGCGCCACGGGACCCGTCCCCGTCACCGAGGACGCGTCCACCGATCCGCTGCCCGTCGTCGCGTACCGTCCGCGCATCGAGCGGCAGGTGCTGGAGTGCGCCGGCGACGGCGTGCGGGCGGTCGTGATCCGCCCGGGCATCGTTCACGGGCGCGGCGGCGGCATCCCGGCCCTGCTGGTCGATCTCGCGCGCAAGCACCAGGGACCCCGGTACGTCGGAGACGACGGCGTCCGCTGGCCGATGGTCCACGTGGACGATCTGGCGGACCTGTTCGTCCTCGCCGTGGAGCGCGCCGACGGCGGCACCGTCTGGCACGGAGTCGCCGAACCCGCCGTCCCGGTCCGCGACATGGCCGCCGCCGCGGGGCGCGCGGCCGGTACCGACGCGCCTGCGCGCCCGTGGGCGGCGGACGAGGCGGCCGCCGCCCTGGGCGACGACTTCGCCGGGGCGCTCGCCCTGGACCAGAGCGTGAGCGGCGACGCCGCCCGCAAGGCGCTCGACTGGGATCCCCGCCGCATCGGGGCGGTCGCCGACCTGCGCCACGGGTCGTACCGGAGCTTCGAGGTGTTCGGAGGCGTCGACGACGTCCGGGGCGAGATCGACGCGATCACCCGGCTGGTGGCGGAGGTGGAGCGCACCCAGCAGTCGGAACTGCCCGAGGAGTTCATGAGCCTCTTCCGCACGGAGGACCCGGTGTGGACCACGGCCCACGGCCGACGCCTGTCGGGGTGGGACGAGATCAGCGCCTTCACCCACCGGGTGCTTCCCGGCGCCACGGCGCTGTCCACCGCCACGTACGACATCGAGCGCGTTCTGTTCCTGCGGCCCGATGTGGCCGCCGTCAACGTGCGGCAACGGCCCGTCGGCCGCGACGGCCGCCCGCTCGGCGACCGGCCCGAAGGCCGGCCGTTCTACATCCTGGCCAAGGAAGACGGTGTCTGGCGGATCGCGGCCGCCCAGAACACGCAGGTGATCGAAGGCTGA
- a CDS encoding family 2 encapsulin nanocompartment cargo protein terpene cyclase, whose product MPDPALSPLQSSLPTAAAPLGADVTVPVQERILRGPSGLGTAGLLPAGGEEPPAPEEPAPTGEGRPIPGLYHHPVPEPDPVRVAEVSRRIKAWAVDEVQVFPPEWEDQFDGFSVGRYMVACHPDAPTVDHVMVATRLMVAENAVDDCYCEDHGGSPVGLGSRLLLAHTALDPLYTTKEYEPGWLESLQSDAPRRAYRSAMEYLVRQATPSQADRFRHDMARLHMGYLAEAAWAEQGHVPEVWEYLAMRQFNNFRPCPTITDTVGGYELPADLHARPATQRVIALAGNATTIVNDLYSYTKEQDSPGRHLNLPVVIAEREKCSERDAYLKAVEVHNELMRDFEAAAAALAAACPVPSLLRFLRGVAAWVDGNHYWHQTNTYRYSLPDFW is encoded by the coding sequence ATGCCCGATCCTGCTCTTTCCCCTCTGCAATCGAGCCTGCCCACCGCTGCGGCCCCCCTCGGCGCCGACGTCACCGTCCCGGTCCAGGAACGGATCCTGCGCGGCCCCAGTGGTCTGGGCACGGCGGGCCTGCTCCCGGCCGGGGGCGAGGAGCCACCGGCGCCGGAGGAGCCCGCGCCGACCGGGGAGGGCAGGCCGATCCCGGGCCTGTACCACCACCCCGTACCGGAGCCGGATCCGGTACGGGTGGCTGAGGTCAGCCGAAGGATCAAGGCCTGGGCGGTCGACGAGGTCCAGGTGTTCCCTCCGGAGTGGGAGGACCAGTTCGACGGCTTCTCCGTCGGCCGCTACATGGTCGCCTGCCACCCGGACGCACCGACCGTCGACCACGTGATGGTCGCCACGCGGCTGATGGTCGCCGAGAACGCGGTCGACGACTGCTACTGCGAGGACCACGGCGGCTCGCCCGTCGGCCTCGGCAGCCGCCTCCTGCTGGCGCACACGGCCCTCGACCCGCTGTACACGACGAAGGAGTACGAGCCCGGGTGGCTGGAGTCGCTCCAGTCGGACGCGCCCAGGCGTGCGTACCGCTCCGCCATGGAGTACCTCGTACGGCAGGCCACGCCCTCCCAGGCCGACCGGTTCCGCCACGACATGGCGCGTCTGCACATGGGATACCTGGCCGAGGCGGCGTGGGCCGAGCAGGGCCACGTCCCCGAGGTGTGGGAGTACCTGGCGATGCGCCAGTTCAACAACTTCCGCCCCTGTCCCACCATCACCGACACCGTGGGCGGGTACGAACTGCCGGCCGACCTGCACGCCCGGCCCGCCACGCAGCGCGTCATCGCGCTCGCCGGCAACGCGACCACCATCGTCAACGACCTCTACTCGTACACGAAGGAACAGGACAGCCCCGGTCGGCACCTGAACCTGCCCGTGGTCATCGCCGAACGCGAGAAGTGCTCCGAACGGGACGCCTACCTGAAGGCCGTAGAGGTCCACAACGAGCTCATGCGCGACTTCGAAGCCGCGGCGGCCGCCCTGGCCGCCGCCTGTCCCGTTCCGAGCCTGCTGCGCTTCCTGCGGGGAGTGGCCGCGTGGGTGGACGGCAACCACTACTGGCACCAGACCAACACCTATCGCTACAGCCTGCCCGACTTCTGGTGA
- a CDS encoding SAM-dependent methyltransferase, whose translation MSVVHDGRRESSYKGTSSKAILHHYDHLGRFYRLILGQGLVYSYGMWEDGDTLESAQLRKLDHIAVAAGAVGAARVLDVGCGYGTLVRRLVETHHVQHAVGITMSPAQVSWAREQDWPGCEVRLENWFDHRPEGPYDAVIAIEAIEHFAGNTMWRAKRVARYREFFRRSHSWLRPGGRLCLQANAWNDRGWLPSLALPPRMLAPHADGGADAAARRRRLDLREVAGSVRNLREGLHASRTVFPECFLPTRAELTDAGDGLFRLVESRSDPQDGVRTVASWLSRSEANRTRGAELIGERAVSDIIREQRAALKFLKEGRFTSVRMVFEKV comes from the coding sequence GTGAGCGTGGTGCACGACGGCAGGCGGGAATCCTCGTACAAGGGCACCTCATCGAAGGCGATCCTTCATCACTACGACCACCTGGGGCGGTTCTACCGGCTGATCCTCGGGCAGGGGCTGGTCTACTCGTACGGCATGTGGGAGGACGGCGACACGCTGGAGTCCGCGCAGCTGCGCAAGCTCGACCACATCGCGGTGGCGGCGGGCGCCGTCGGCGCGGCGCGGGTGCTGGACGTCGGCTGCGGCTACGGGACCCTCGTTCGGCGCCTGGTGGAGACCCATCACGTCCAGCACGCCGTGGGGATCACCATGAGCCCGGCTCAGGTGTCGTGGGCGCGTGAGCAGGACTGGCCGGGCTGTGAGGTACGGCTGGAGAACTGGTTCGACCACCGGCCCGAGGGCCCGTACGACGCCGTCATCGCGATCGAGGCGATCGAGCACTTCGCCGGGAACACCATGTGGCGGGCCAAGCGCGTCGCCCGCTACCGGGAGTTCTTCCGCCGCAGCCACTCCTGGCTGCGGCCGGGCGGGCGGCTGTGCCTGCAGGCCAACGCCTGGAACGACCGCGGCTGGCTGCCCTCACTGGCGCTCCCTCCCCGGATGCTGGCCCCGCACGCAGACGGCGGCGCCGACGCGGCCGCCCGGCGACGCCGCCTCGACCTCCGGGAGGTCGCCGGGAGCGTCCGGAACCTGCGCGAGGGCCTGCACGCGTCGCGGACGGTGTTCCCCGAGTGCTTCCTGCCCACCCGGGCCGAACTGACCGACGCCGGCGACGGCTTGTTCCGGCTGGTGGAGTCGCGCAGCGATCCGCAGGACGGCGTGCGCACCGTGGCGAGCTGGCTGAGCCGTTCGGAAGCCAACCGGACGCGTGGTGCCGAACTCATCGGCGAGCGGGCGGTGTCCGACATCATCAGGGAACAGCGGGCCGCCTTGAAGTTCCTGAAGGAGGGACGCTTCACGAGCGTCCGCATGGTCTTCGAGAAGGTCTGA
- a CDS encoding VOC family protein: MEMTVQLTIDCSDPRRMVTFWAEALGYVPEPPPGGHATWRDYWAAMGVSEAELPAGAGDVPESIIDPAGRGPRVWFQQVPEPKVAKNRWHFDLKVGGGRDVPLDVRTQRVKATVERLVKAGATVLRVKDEPETGLYAAAMQDPEDNEFDVV; this comes from the coding sequence ATGGAGATGACAGTGCAGCTGACGATCGACTGCTCCGATCCGCGGAGAATGGTGACCTTCTGGGCCGAGGCCCTGGGCTACGTGCCTGAGCCTCCACCTGGCGGGCACGCCACGTGGCGTGACTACTGGGCGGCGATGGGGGTGTCCGAGGCAGAGTTGCCGGCCGGTGCCGGGGATGTTCCGGAGTCGATCATCGATCCCGCGGGACGTGGACCGAGGGTGTGGTTCCAGCAGGTTCCGGAGCCGAAGGTCGCCAAGAACCGGTGGCACTTCGACCTGAAGGTCGGCGGTGGCCGCGACGTCCCACTGGACGTCCGCACACAGCGGGTCAAGGCCACGGTGGAACGGCTGGTCAAAGCTGGTGCCACCGTGCTGCGGGTCAAGGACGAGCCGGAGACGGGGCTCTACGCCGCCGCCATGCAGGACCCCGAGGACAACGAATTCGACGTCGTCTGA
- a CDS encoding helix-turn-helix domain-containing protein: MASGKNTGTRLARTAANRARMLGAARDLFTAHGYTATTMKAIAERAGMAVQTLYFTFATKRAILSELLDVEIAGDAEPIATLDRPWVAEALAAPPAEQVRIQAAAAARILARVAPLLEVVRSAAATDPEIGELWRTNIEQRRTVQLRFAEALAAKAALRPGTDPDRAADIALAVLAPETYVLLVGERGWAPEEWQEWATDALVHQLLAP, encoded by the coding sequence ATGGCATCGGGGAAGAACACCGGGACGCGGCTCGCCAGAACGGCGGCGAACCGGGCACGCATGCTCGGCGCGGCGCGGGACCTGTTCACCGCGCACGGCTATACGGCGACCACCATGAAGGCCATCGCCGAGCGGGCCGGAATGGCCGTGCAGACGCTCTACTTCACCTTCGCCACGAAGCGGGCGATCCTGTCCGAGCTCCTCGACGTCGAGATCGCCGGCGACGCCGAGCCCATCGCGACGCTCGACCGCCCGTGGGTCGCCGAGGCGCTGGCCGCGCCCCCCGCCGAGCAGGTACGGATCCAAGCGGCCGCGGCCGCCCGGATCCTGGCGCGGGTCGCCCCGCTGCTGGAGGTGGTCCGGTCGGCCGCGGCGACCGATCCCGAGATCGGCGAGCTGTGGCGCACCAACATCGAACAGCGCCGCACCGTCCAGCTCCGCTTCGCCGAGGCGCTCGCCGCGAAGGCGGCGCTGCGGCCGGGCACGGACCCGGACCGCGCCGCCGACATCGCGCTGGCCGTGCTCGCCCCGGAGACGTACGTCCTCCTGGTCGGCGAGCGGGGGTGGGCGCCGGAGGAGTGGCAGGAGTGGGCCACCGACGCCCTCGTGCACCAGCTCCTCGCACCCTGA
- a CDS encoding GNAT family N-acetyltransferase, with the protein MVDRDVVALDDPVGESLRGHHAHLARRHGRAFTYTPGVATFSAISPDADAAEWADLARLLGRGEFADMFSCPAIPPSDWEPVFVLEGRQMIWPGSGRPEPARAEPDSGVVELGEESVPEMLDLVARTRPGPFWPRTHELGTYLGIREHGTLVAMVGERLRPPGWTEISAVCTAPEARGRGHAARLVSALVARILSRGERPFLHVAEANTGAIALYERLGFESRKHVTFRGFRTP; encoded by the coding sequence ATGGTGGACCGCGACGTCGTCGCACTCGACGACCCGGTGGGCGAGTCGCTCCGCGGCCACCACGCACACCTCGCCCGCCGTCACGGCCGGGCTTTCACCTACACGCCGGGAGTCGCGACCTTCTCCGCGATCTCTCCCGACGCGGACGCGGCGGAGTGGGCCGACCTCGCTCGTCTGCTCGGCCGGGGCGAGTTCGCCGACATGTTCAGTTGCCCGGCCATCCCGCCGTCGGACTGGGAGCCGGTCTTCGTCCTCGAAGGCCGCCAGATGATCTGGCCCGGCAGCGGCCGCCCCGAGCCCGCTCGTGCCGAGCCGGACAGCGGCGTGGTCGAACTGGGTGAGGAGAGCGTGCCCGAGATGCTCGACCTCGTCGCGCGGACGCGGCCCGGGCCGTTCTGGCCGCGCACCCACGAACTCGGCACGTATCTCGGCATCCGCGAGCACGGCACGCTGGTGGCGATGGTCGGCGAACGGCTCCGGCCGCCCGGATGGACCGAGATCAGCGCCGTCTGCACCGCTCCCGAGGCACGCGGGCGAGGCCACGCCGCACGCCTGGTGAGCGCGCTCGTCGCGCGCATCCTCTCCCGGGGTGAACGCCCCTTCCTGCACGTGGCCGAGGCGAACACCGGCGCGATCGCCCTGTACGAACGACTCGGCTTCGAGTCCCGGAAGCACGTGACCTTCCGCGGGTTCCGCACTCCGTGA